The following is a genomic window from Aquipuribacter nitratireducens.
AGGGCAAGGAGCTGGCCCGGCTCCGTGCCGACGTCGGCATGGTGTTCCAGTCGTTCAACCTCTTCGCCCACAAGACCGTCCTCGAGAACGTGACCCTCGGGCCGACGAAGGTCCGCAAGGTCAAGAAGTCCGAGGCGGAGAAGACGGCGATGCAGCTCCTCGAGCGCGTCGGCGTCGCCAACCAGGCCAAGAAGTACCCCGCGCAGCTCTCGGGCGGTCAGCAGCAGCGCGTCGCGATCGCGCGTGCCCTCGCGATGCAGCCGAAGGTCATGCTCTTCGACGAGCCGACGTCGGCGCTCGACCCCGAGATGATCAACGAGGTGCTCGACGTCATGACCTCGCTGGCCAAGGAGGGCATGACGATGATCGTCGTCACCCACGAGATGGGCTTCGCGCGCAAGGCGGCGAACCGCGTCGTCTTCATGTCCGACGGCGAGATCGTCGAGGAGGCCGAGCCCGAGACGTTCTTCACGAGCCCGCGCTCCGCCCGCGCGAAGGACTTCCTGTCCAAGATCCTCACCCACTGATCCCCGCACCACACCGGCGGGGGCCCAGCCCACGCCCCGAACATCCCGGGAGGGAACCCATGAACGCACGCCGCCCGCTCACCGGCATCGCCGCGCTGAGCGTCGCCGCCCTCGTCCTCGCCGCCTGCGGCGGCGGGGACGACACCACCGACACCGACGCCGGAGCCGGCGCGACCGACGCGGGGGCCGAGGCCACCGACGCCGGCGCCGAGGCCACCGACGCCGCCGCGGGCGGTGGGGACTTCGCCGAGGGCACGACCATGGCCGAGCTCGCCGAGGCCGGCAGCATCCGAGTCGGCACGAAATTCGACCAGCCGCTGTTCGGCCTGGCGAACCTCGAGGGCACCCCCGAGGGCTTCGACGTCGAGATCGCCAAGATCATCGCCGGTGAGCTCGGGATCGACGAGGGCTCGATCGAGTGGGTCGAGACGCCGTCGGCCATCCGCGAGGAGGTCATCGAGACCGACCAGGTCGACATGGTCGTCGCCACGTACACGATCAACGACGAGCGTCGTGAGCGCATCACCTTCGCCGGGCCGTACTACGAGGCCGGCCAGACCCTCATGGTCCGCGCGGGCGAGGAGTCGGAGATCACCGGCCCCGAGGCGTTGTCCGACGAGTCGATCCGCGTCTGCTCCGTCGAGGGCTCGACCCCCTCGGAGAACATCCGCGAGTACCTCGCCTCCGACGACCAGCTGACGCTCTTCTCCACGTACCAGGAGTGCGTCGACTCCCTCGACAACAACCAGGTCGACGTCGTCACCACCGACAACGTCATCCTCCTCGGCTTCGTGTCGCAGAGCGACGGCGCGTACGCCATCGCCGGCGAGACCTTCACGGAGGAGCCGTACGGCGTCGGCATCGAGAAGGGCGACGTCGAGTTCTGCGAGTTCATCAACGAGACCCTGGCGGCGGCCGAGGAGGCCGGGACCTACGTCGAGGCGTGGAACGCCACGGCCGGCGCGATCGAGGGCTCCGAGGAGCCGACGCTCCCCGAGCCCGACCCCTGCTCCTGATGTGACACGGCGGGTGGCGCGGTCGCGGCCGCGCCACCCGCTGCTGAACGTGTCCGGCCGAGAGGAGTACGCCGCGTGAGTGTGCTGGTCGACAACATCGACCTGTTCTGGGAGGGCTTCCTCCGCTCGCTCGAGATCATCGTGTTCGCCCTCGTCGGCTCCCTGGTGCTCGGCACGGTGCTCGCGATGATGCGGGTCTCCCCGGCTCCCCCGCTGCAGCGGTTCGGCTCGCTGTACGTGGCGCTGGTCCGGAACAGCCCGCTGACGGTCATGCTCTTCTTCACGGCCTTCGTGCTCCCGGCGCTCGGCTTCAACGCGGAGTTCTTCTGGCTCGGGGTCCTCGGGCTGTCGCTCTACACGGCGGGCTTCGTGTGCGAGGCGATCCGCTCGGGCATCAACGCCGTGCCGGCCGGTCAGGCGGAGGCCGCCCGCTCCATCGGGCTGACCTTCGGCCAGTCGCTCGGGCAGGTGATCATGCCGCAGGCGTTCCGGTCGGTCGTGCCACCGCTCGGCAGCGTCATCATCGCCATGCAGAAGAACTCGGCCATCCTCGGCGTCTTCGGCGTGGGCGGTGACCTGCTGAGCGTCGGGAACCGGCTCATCAGCGCCCAGGGCTTCGCGGTGTCCGTCGTGTTCCTCGGCGTGTGGGTCGGCTACCTCGCCATCACGCTGCCGACCGGTGCCCTGCTCGGGCTCCTCGAGCGGAAGGTGGCGATCGTCCGATGAGCACGAGCGTCCTCTACGACGCCCCGGGCCCGAGGGCCCGCCGACGGTCGCGCATCATCTCCGTGGTCTCGATCGCCGTCATCCTCGGGCTGCTCGCCGCTGCGGCGTGGCGGCTGGGGCAGCAGGGTCAGTTCTCGCCCGAGCTGTGGTCGCCGCTCTTCTGGCCAGGTGACGACGACTTCGTCACCGTGTGGGGCCGGGTCGGTACGGGCATCAGGAACACCCTGCTCGCCGCGGCTGCGGCGATCGCGCTGAGCCTCGCGATCGGGGTCGCCGTCACGACCACGCGGCTCATGCTCGGACGCGGCGGCCGTCTGCCGGTCGTCGTGCTCGTCGAGCTCCTGCGCGGCACGCCGGTCGTCGTCCTCATCTTCTTCTCCGGCAAGATCCTGCCTGCGCTCGGCGTGGGGCTCGACACGTTCTGGCAGCTCGTCATCGGGCTCACGCTGTACAACAGCGTCGTCATCGCCGAGATCCTGCGAGCCGGAGTCGCCGCGCTGCCACGGGGCCAACGCGAGGCCGGGCTCGCCATCGGTCTCACGAAGCGGCAGACGCTCCTCACCATCCAGATGCCGCAGGCGTTCCGGCTCATGCTGCCGGCCCTCATCAGCCAGCTCGTCGTCATCGTCAAGGACACGTCGCTCGCCGGGATCATCCTCACCGGCCCCGAGGAGCTGCTCCGCATCGGCGAGCAGCTGCGCAACTTCTTCGGCAACCCCCTGCAGGTCGCCATCCTCCTCATCATCCTGTTCGTGACGATCAACGTCCTCCTCAGCCGGCTCGCCACGTACGTGGAGCGGAAGCTCAGCGAGTCCCGGTCGAAGGTGAGCAGCGACCTCGACGTCGACGCCGACCAGGTGGCCGACGCCACGACGGCGGACGACCGGCGCACCGACGCGGGCGACGCGTCCGGGCACGGGCGACGCGTCCGGGCACGGCCCGGCGCGCTGAGCAGGCGGTCTCCCGCCAGTCGGCCAACTCAGTCGGCCAACTCGGTCGGCCCCGACGACCGGAGGGCCTGGCGGACCACCTCACCCGACAACCCGGGCGGGTAGCCCTTGCGCGCGAGCATGCCGACGAGGCGGTTGGCGGCGCGTCTCTCGTCGAGTCCTCGCAGGGACGGCAGTCGCCGCTCGACGAGCGCGGTGGCTGCGGCACGCTCGTCGTCACCGTCGAGCTGCGTGAGGGCGTCGTCGACGAGCGCGCGGTCGACGCCCTTGCGCTGCAGCTCGTGGGAGAGCGCCCGCCGGGACAGCCCCTTGCTGCGGTGCCGGGAGCGGACCCAGTCGTGGGCGAACTGCTCGTCGTCGATGAGCCCGACCTCGCCCATGCGGTCGAGCACGGCGTCGGCGACGTCGGGGGGCACGTCCTTCGCGAGGACCTTCTCCCGCAGCTGGGCGCGCGTGCGGGGCCCGAAGGAGAGCTGACGCAGCACGACGGCGCGGGCCACCTCCTCGGGCGGCTCGGGCGAGGAGCCGTCCGAGGAGGGGCGCGCGCCGTCGTGGGTCATGCGGTGCCGGCTCAGAACTCCACCGGTACGTCGGTGACGGCGGGCCTGTCGACCTTCGCGCCGACACCGAGCTTCTCCTTGATCTTCTTCTCGAGCTCGTCGGCGAGGTCGGGGTTGTCGCGGAGGAACGCCCGGGCGTTCTCCTTGCCCTGCCCGAGCTGGTCGCCCTCGTACGTGTACCAGGCGCCGGCCTTGCGGACGAAGCCGTGCTGCACGCCCATGTCGATGAGCCCGCCCTCACGACTGATGCCCGTGCCGTAGAGGATGTCGAACTCGGCGAGCTTGAACGGCGCGGCGAGCTTGTTCTTGACGATCTTGGCCTTGGTCCGGTTGCCGACGGGCTCCGAACCGTCCTTGAGGGTCTCGATGCGTCGGACGTCGAGACGGACCGATGCGTAGAACTTCAGGGCCTTGCCGCCCGTGGTGACCTCGGGCGAGCCGTAGACGACGCCGACCTTCTCGCGCAGCTGGTTGATGAAGACGGCCGTGGTCTTCGAGTGGCTGAGGGCGCCGGTGATCTTCCGCAGCGCCTGCGACATGAGACGGGCCTGGAGACCGACGTGGCTGTCACCCATCTCGCCCTCGATCTCCGCCCGCGGGACGAGGGCCGCGACGGAGTCGATGACGATGATGTCGAGGGCCCCGGACCGGATGAGCATGTCCGTGATCTCGAGCGCCTGCTCGCCGGTGTCCGGCTGGGACACCAGCAGGGCGTCGGTGTCGACGCCGAGGTTGCGTGCGTACTCCGGGTCGAGCGCGTGCTCCGCGTCGACGAACGCCGCGATCCCGCCCGCCTTCTGCGCGTTGGCGACCGCGTGGAGGGCCACGGTGGTCTTTCCGGAGCTCTCCGGCCCGTACACCTCCACGACCCGCCCGCGCGGCAGGCCGCCGATGCCGAGGGCGACGTCGAGGGAGATCGACCCCGTGGGGATGACGTCGATCGGGGCGCGCGCCTCGTCGCCGAGGCGCATGACGGAGCCCTTGCCGAACTGCTTGTCGATCTGGGACAGGGCGGTCGCGAGCGCCTTCTCGCGGTCGCCACCGGGTGCGGGTGCGGGCATCTGGTCACCTCGTGCGGGTCGTCTGCTGGGCACGGAGACGACGCTAGGCACCGCCTCCGACACAACCCTCGACGGTGGCTCCGGCTGTGGACGACCGGCCCGCCTCAGGCGCTGTGGACACGGCAACCATAGGACGAACACGTGTTCGACGCGGGACGCGACACGTGCGGCGTGTCGCGCCATCGACCACCGGAAGACCTACCGCAGGAGCAGCGACCGCAGCCGTCGCTCCGTCACGGCCACCCCGGCGAGACCGAGCCCGACGAGCACCGCCGCGTGCCCGAGCAGCCCCCAGCCGAGGTCCTCCAGCGCGCACCCCCGCAGCAGGGCGACGCCGTGGTAGAGCGGGGAGAGCTGCACGA
Proteins encoded in this region:
- a CDS encoding ABC transporter permease subunit — translated: MSVLVDNIDLFWEGFLRSLEIIVFALVGSLVLGTVLAMMRVSPAPPLQRFGSLYVALVRNSPLTVMLFFTAFVLPALGFNAEFFWLGVLGLSLYTAGFVCEAIRSGINAVPAGQAEAARSIGLTFGQSLGQVIMPQAFRSVVPPLGSVIIAMQKNSAILGVFGVGGDLLSVGNRLISAQGFAVSVVFLGVWVGYLAITLPTGALLGLLERKVAIVR
- a CDS encoding amino acid ABC transporter ATP-binding protein — encoded protein: MPDQEASPAAAVGAPLVVVDDVNKHFGDLHVLKDIDLTVKRGEVVVVIGPSGSGKSTLCRTINRLETYESGSITIDGEPLPDEGKELARLRADVGMVFQSFNLFAHKTVLENVTLGPTKVRKVKKSEAEKTAMQLLERVGVANQAKKYPAQLSGGQQQRVAIARALAMQPKVMLFDEPTSALDPEMINEVLDVMTSLAKEGMTMIVVTHEMGFARKAANRVVFMSDGEIVEEAEPETFFTSPRSARAKDFLSKILTH
- a CDS encoding glutamate ABC transporter substrate-binding protein; protein product: MNARRPLTGIAALSVAALVLAACGGGDDTTDTDAGAGATDAGAEATDAGAEATDAAAGGGDFAEGTTMAELAEAGSIRVGTKFDQPLFGLANLEGTPEGFDVEIAKIIAGELGIDEGSIEWVETPSAIREEVIETDQVDMVVATYTINDERRERITFAGPYYEAGQTLMVRAGEESEITGPEALSDESIRVCSVEGSTPSENIREYLASDDQLTLFSTYQECVDSLDNNQVDVVTTDNVILLGFVSQSDGAYAIAGETFTEEPYGVGIEKGDVEFCEFINETLAAAEEAGTYVEAWNATAGAIEGSEEPTLPEPDPCS
- a CDS encoding regulatory protein RecX, producing MTHDGARPSSDGSSPEPPEEVARAVVLRQLSFGPRTRAQLREKVLAKDVPPDVADAVLDRMGEVGLIDDEQFAHDWVRSRHRSKGLSRRALSHELQRKGVDRALVDDALTQLDGDDERAAATALVERRLPSLRGLDERRAANRLVGMLARKGYPPGLSGEVVRQALRSSGPTELAD
- the recA gene encoding recombinase RecA, yielding MPAPAPGGDREKALATALSQIDKQFGKGSVMRLGDEARAPIDVIPTGSISLDVALGIGGLPRGRVVEVYGPESSGKTTVALHAVANAQKAGGIAAFVDAEHALDPEYARNLGVDTDALLVSQPDTGEQALEITDMLIRSGALDIIVIDSVAALVPRAEIEGEMGDSHVGLQARLMSQALRKITGALSHSKTTAVFINQLREKVGVVYGSPEVTTGGKALKFYASVRLDVRRIETLKDGSEPVGNRTKAKIVKNKLAAPFKLAEFDILYGTGISREGGLIDMGVQHGFVRKAGAWYTYEGDQLGQGKENARAFLRDNPDLADELEKKIKEKLGVGAKVDRPAVTDVPVEF
- a CDS encoding ABC transporter permease subunit codes for the protein MSTSVLYDAPGPRARRRSRIISVVSIAVILGLLAAAAWRLGQQGQFSPELWSPLFWPGDDDFVTVWGRVGTGIRNTLLAAAAAIALSLAIGVAVTTTRLMLGRGGRLPVVVLVELLRGTPVVVLIFFSGKILPALGVGLDTFWQLVIGLTLYNSVVIAEILRAGVAALPRGQREAGLAIGLTKRQTLLTIQMPQAFRLMLPALISQLVVIVKDTSLAGIILTGPEELLRIGEQLRNFFGNPLQVAILLIILFVTINVLLSRLATYVERKLSESRSKVSSDLDVDADQVADATTADDRRTDAGDASGHGRRVRARPGALSRRSPASRPTQSANSVGPDDRRAWRTTSPDNPGG